GAAGCGTGTATGCGTATTAGATTTTTAAGAAGAGTGCAGAACTAAACCAAAATGCAATCACCATAGTTTTGTGATCTACCACTATGCAAATGGCTGTATATTCTGATGGAAGCATTATTCCCCACATATATATTCAACTAAGCATGACAACTGATGCTGATGTAATTGTTAATTACTACATTAGCTGGATACCACAACCACGTCAAATCGTATGGCTACATGATGCCATTTGGTAGAGAAACAAGGAAAAAGAACAAGCACATGTGTCATACTTAACATGATATATGCATTGATATATGTCAAATATGTGGACATGAGGGTTGTGGACGTGCAATTTATCACCAAGTCAACATCCAAGACCATAAAAAGATAAGGAGTTCCAGTGAAGAAATTgtaattttgatattttcagatataaacattttttttcttgagaaaaaagagagaatataaGCACAGTTTCAATATCCAATTGAGAAATGCTTAGGTATTCCACACaagaaaaaataacttatagTTTGATATTTATTTCCCACAAGAAAAGAAATCCATCTGGTGTAAACTCCCAACTTAGAGCAAGACTATTCTGGCTCCTTTGCTTGGTTAGAGAAGAGTACATTATCCACCCAAGCCTTGTGGATAGTAAGGGGATAGCTGGAGGCATTTCACCAATATGCTCAACAGGTTATCTAGTAGATCATAATGACAAGAACACTAGATGATTTTaccccaaaaaataaaaaatactaaatgattaaaCATATTATATGTGGTTACAAATAAAGGCTATATTGCCTTCTACATGAAAGTCATTATCATTTCTTTCTGGGGTATTTCGATGACCTGTAATGATATAATTTTCATCTTTTGAAGGTTCAAACATGAATTTTCCATGGTTATGCATAGGGAAAAATTCTGTTATACCAGATATACAAACATGGCTAGATAATCTCAATCTCTGATGGCTATATTGTAATATAACCAGTTGGACCAGTCCCAGTATTTTATTCAATAATATTTGCTCTATCATACTTGATTTGTGCTCTTTTAATGCCTACACAAGAGAGATGGCCAGTTGTCAATTGATGGCTTGGCAATTTCTTCACCCCTACACTCCAGTTGACACTCTTATTAAATTCTCTAAAGGAGCAACAAAGCAATTCCCATCTGAGAAGATCCAACATATTGTTTTGTTCCCAACATTCAGTGGTAAATAAAAATGCATGTAAAATATAGCCAGAGGTTGAATTCCATTGTCATAGAAGAGTATATTGTAGCAACTGTAATATGAATAACTCATCGCTAGTATTGTTTTTTAGAGAGAAAAATACCTAAAAGTGTTGCGCCAGCTTGTCTTGACACTAGAATTAAAAGATTACAGAGCTCATTTACATCTTCTATCTGGATGAAGTCTGCTAAACTTGGCcttaaaaaatgaaatatatgTTATACAGTAGAATGAAAGAAGTACAACAGAGAAAACCATTATGACCATGAGAAAATTTTCACCTGTAAGTAACTTCATGTGGTACATATTTTACGAGACTTTTAGCATCTTCTCTAGTAACAGAAGAAGTGAGTGAACACGAAAGAGCCTGAAATGGAGCAATAACAAGGAGGCATGTCAACAGAGTTTCAGATTCTGTTTATGCACCCTTGCTAATTGAATGGATTGAGGTTTAGTAAAAAGCCATTTGATTGCTCAGAAggattattttgttttatacACAAAAGCATTATTCTCTAATCAACTATCATCACTTATCCAGATTGCTGCAGTAGATAGCCTTAAATTGTGTTGTACATTAAGTATCAGCCTATCAGGAAGCAGGGCCCGTGACAAATTTGAAAAGTATGCTGCAAAAGAATTACATGTGAAGTGTTGTTGTTAATGGAATGATCGCTCACAGATGCAGCCAATGAAAGACTGGAGTCATTTTCTGCTGCATGGAAAATTATCACAGATTGTCCAACCATCCCACTTGAAGCAGGATTCTGCACATGATGCGCATGAACAGTGTTCTTCTGGGAAATTCTATCTGCATTACTCTTGTAATTCTTGCAACCCGTACATCTGCAGTTCTCTGAACAGAAAACACTAGCTTTGAAGCATTCACAGTATTTCTTCAGACACTCTGTTCTCTTGCATTTACACCCCTTTGTATGTTTACCCACAATATCACCCTCTGCTGCTTTGCTCTGGAATTGAAAGATAGAATGAGTTTCATACACATCATGGAAGCATATGTTATACAAGTACGCAGCTGAACATCTCATTGGTTCTTCATATGAGAAACTTTGCCTTAAATCTTGACATGGGCTTTTTGCACCCAATGACTGGTTAACTGCTAAAATATGACTGCACTCAAACTTAGCCAATCTGATTGAATCATAGGAAAAAtaccaagaaaaacaaaataaagtgGTAATAATATCATGACAATAAATTAATTTCTAGCAATGGAAAAGACCTGTAAGTTCTAGATGACCATTACAATGCATTTTGTGTCGCTGTTGCTCTGAACCTCAAAGAATATTCAAAAATAGAATCCAAGGAAACAACATCTAACTGACTTGTAGACATGAAACTTTGTCTAATGACATAACAATGTATGAATTTCAGTCCCTGGAAAATAATATCTGCATCGTTAACTGTGAGAGTTTAGGACACCAAAGAAGTTTCAAAACTTGAGGGTGCCAGTTTCATTTCAGTTTCTTGGTGAAAAAATGTAGCATGCTCTCAGGTATTTTGAACTTCCAAATTGTAAAGTGACGACATGCACGCTTAACTTAAGAGATATGAAATGGCAAGCCTAGTGGTATTTTACAATAATTCatggggcgggggggggggggggggggagggggggagggggggtttgGGTCTTAACAGAGAGGGTATATACACATTATACATTTATTTTGGTATGGTGGTACCCACCAGGTTTGGTTAAAAGCCGGTGTTTATACTGTTCACAACCTAGTGTGAAATCGTCCTTTATTATACCTTTTGCTCATGAACAAACTAAACAGGCAAACAATTAACCCAAAAATGATATGGATAACTAAGGCTTATAGGCTAGCTACTAGAGAATTAGAATCTGAACAGAGAAAACATGCCATCTTGCAATAAGATACATCATGCCCTACCTCACAGTTGTGGGCTGTGCTATTCGAAACTTTTGGCATAAAAGCTGCAGGATTCCGTTCCAATGCAACATTGATAGCATCCTGTCTTGCATTCTCATGATTAACATTGTTGCAACAGTTTGTGCAATTGCAACCAATGCAGTATCTGCCTTTTTCAAAGCACTCACAATACCTACAAATTCAGGCAAACCAAAAGACTAGTATGTGTGAATGTGTGATTATGGTTACAAACGAAACCAGGTCATTGGCTCTGGTTATTACTAAAAAAGCCTAGGGCCATTAACCTTGCAAGTGTAAATTCctcgcaacaaaaaaaaaaggctttgcAGGTAGGAAGGAAATTGATCAATGATGGAAGCATGCAAAAGTTAAATGCAGCATCTCATAATTGCAACAAACCTTCAGAGAAATAGGTTGCAACAACCGTTCAGAGAAACAGGTAGGAAGGGAAAAGAAGAGATAGCTTGCAAAAAACAACTTTCAACCAACATGAAATCCAACTAACGGTTATTAATTTCACACAAGAACATGTATTCTAAACTTTGTGGTTGAAGAGTGTCTACTGACATAATATTTCTAACAAAAATTCTACAAAGCAATAAAAGCAGCGCcaaagttctaaaaaaatagtaaaaacttgttttatatttatcaaataggaaaaaaattatatggaaAAACAATTCTTACACAGCAATTGGAGGAAATTTATTATGGAACCTACAGCTTCAGGCATTTCGAATACTTGCAGCTGCAGTTTGTTTTCCTTGTCAGTGTCACATCTTTTGTTTCAGACCACATTTCGCTAGATGGCTTTTGAGAACTCAGCATCCTGAAGAGACAGAAAAGAAGACAATTTACCTCCTTTAGTAAAGTGCTCCATCCAATTCTTGCTCTAAGAAAAGGTAAACTAGCAAATGGAAAACTCAGTTACGTACCATGTGCTGTTCTCCTAATTTTCTCAATTAATCCAAGAAACTCATATATGCATTAGTGCAAACAATGGCAAACAGTGAATTATAAAACTTTAAAGGTATGCATCATACTATCACAAATATGAAGCTATCAATTTCAATTTCTTCAACAAAGCATTCCATCTCACTATTCCAAGAAATGGAGAACTCACACGTCAATAAAGGTTGCAGGCCTTGGCAACAATGGCCTCTCCATCTTCGGTGAATCTTGCTTCAGCGCTGGGGATACATGTTGCGGTGACCACCGCACCTGCAACTTTGTGGGCTTTTCAACTGGCAATACCTCTAACTTTGGAAAATCTTGTGGCAGCATGGATGAAGACTGCTGCACTTGCAGCTTCTTGGCCGGAGGTGGGCTAGGCAATGACATAGGACGCTTCTGGGCAAATGTTGAAGGGCATATCACTGGAGGCCATAGTGGCAGTGATGAATTTACTTTTGCCAGTGGGAGCTGATAGCAGGGAGGTGTTTGGGGCGGCCCAAGCGCATGCAAGAGCGCTGCCGCGGTAGCAGCGATATCTGCCTTGCCAGCATACGAGGCAGAGGCAAAATCTATCTTCACTGACCCTGGACAAAGCTGTAACGGCTTCTCCATTTCCCACCAGTTCCTAGATCCCACTCTGGTGCCAAATTAAACACCTGATCAGACAAAATCAATCCTCTTCTCCGGGATCATCTAGCACATTACAGATAAAATCAATTGGGAATTTGGGATTGATCAGTACTAAATATTTGGACCTCCAGGCTGAGCAAAATCGATCAAAACTCACAtgtaaataaaacaaaagaagaagcCAGGATGCACATCGGTTTCACAGTCATTTTGATCACTACGAAACAGTGGCGGATCTAACATGGGAAAATGGAGGTTCAGTTGAACTCCCCCGAACATTTTGAGAACAAACTTAAGGCAAATTT
The Oryza glaberrima chromosome 8, OglaRS2, whole genome shotgun sequence DNA segment above includes these coding regions:
- the LOC127782577 gene encoding protein tesmin/TSO1-like CXC 6 isoform X2, with product MEKPLQLCPGSVKIDFASASYAGKADIAATAAALLHALGPPQTPPCYQLPLAKVNSSLPLWPPVICPSTFAQKRPMSLPSPPPAKKLQVQQSSSMLPQDFPKLEVLPVEKPTKLQVRWSPQHVSPALKQDSPKMERPLLPRPATFIDVMLSSQKPSSEMWSETKDVTLTRKTNCSCKYSKCLKLYCECFEKGRYCIGCNCTNCCNNVNHENARQDAINVALERNPAAFMPKVSNSTAHNCESKAAEGDIVGKHTKGCKCKRTECLKKYCECFKASVFCSENCRCTGCKNYKSNADRISQKNTVHAHHVQNPASSGMVGQSVIIFHAAENDSSLSLAASVSDHSINNNTSHALSCSLTSSVTREDAKSLVKYVPHEVTYRPSLADFIQIEDVNELCNLLILVSRQAGATLLESGMKENTKRKKLNRVDSCLSSTNHDREAIQKEPAKQMCSLEKSSNEVLIAEGRLELPRADPFDIQKGNKRPLSPGTQALMCDEQDAVFQDSKAPDATPSTTEENLVDIFKEQEKRVLTNFRDYLCKLATCGKLQELKLSLASTNCSEQAFADHGNNSSITRVAKVTRIRQTIPQFSSKAASTTALDV
- the LOC127782577 gene encoding protein tesmin/TSO1-like CXC 6 isoform X3, giving the protein MEKPLQLCPGSVKIDFASASYAGKADIAATAAALLHALGPPQTPPCYQLPLAKVNSSLPLWPPVICPSTFAQKRPMSLPSPPPAKKLQVQQSSSMLPQDFPKLEVLPVEKPTKLQVRWSPQHVSPALKQDSPKMERPLLPRPATFIDVMLSSQKPSSEMWSETKDVTLTRKTNCSCKYSKCLKLYCECFEKGRYCIGCNCTNCCNNVNHENARQDAINVALERNPAAFMPKVSNSTAHNCESKAAEGDIVGKHTKGCKCKRTECLKKYCECFKASVFCSENCRCTGCKNYKSNADRISQKNTVHAHHVQNPASSGMVGQSVIIFHAAENDSSLSLAASALSCSLTSSVTREDAKSLVKYVPHEVTYRPSLADFIQIEDVNELCNLLILVSRQAGATLLVTNISESGMKENTKRKKLNRVDSCLSSTNHDREAIQKEPAKQMCSLEKSSNEVLIAEGRLELPRADPFDIQKGNKRPLSPGTQALMCDEQDAVFQDSKAPDATPSTTEENLVDIFKEQEKRVLTNFRDYLCKLATCGKLQELKLSLASTNCSEQAFADHGNNSSITRVAKVTRIRQTIPQFSSKAASTTALDV
- the LOC127782577 gene encoding protein tesmin/TSO1-like CXC 6 isoform X1, whose product is MEKPLQLCPGSVKIDFASASYAGKADIAATAAALLHALGPPQTPPCYQLPLAKVNSSLPLWPPVICPSTFAQKRPMSLPSPPPAKKLQVQQSSSMLPQDFPKLEVLPVEKPTKLQVRWSPQHVSPALKQDSPKMERPLLPRPATFIDVMLSSQKPSSEMWSETKDVTLTRKTNCSCKYSKCLKLYCECFEKGRYCIGCNCTNCCNNVNHENARQDAINVALERNPAAFMPKVSNSTAHNCESKAAEGDIVGKHTKGCKCKRTECLKKYCECFKASVFCSENCRCTGCKNYKSNADRISQKNTVHAHHVQNPASSGMVGQSVIIFHAAENDSSLSLAASVSDHSINNNTSHALSCSLTSSVTREDAKSLVKYVPHEVTYRPSLADFIQIEDVNELCNLLILVSRQAGATLLVTNISESGMKENTKRKKLNRVDSCLSSTNHDREAIQKEPAKQMCSLEKSSNEVLIAEGRLELPRADPFDIQKGNKRPLSPGTQALMCDEQDAVFQDSKAPDATPSTTEENLVDIFKEQEKRVLTNFRDYLCKLATCGKLQELKLSLASTNCSEQAFADHGNNSSITRVAKVTRIRQTIPQFSSKAASTTALDV